The following proteins come from a genomic window of Candidatus Methylomirabilota bacterium:
- a CDS encoding RidA family protein — MAAYQDLVWTVATYDDRSADIQEQTRRVLAVLDKNLAEAGSDKTRLVSAQVFLADMTTKPQFDAVWNEWMGPDPDHWPQRACVGATLAGHCLVEIIVVAAAR; from the coding sequence ATGGCGGCCTACCAGGACCTCGTGTGGACCGTGGCGACGTACGACGACCGCTCCGCCGACATCCAGGAGCAGACGCGCCGCGTCCTCGCGGTGCTGGACAAGAACCTCGCCGAGGCCGGGAGCGACAAGACGCGCCTGGTCTCGGCGCAGGTTTTTCTGGCCGACATGACGACCAAGCCGCAGTTCGATGCCGTGTGGAACGAATGGATGGGTCCCGATCCCGACCACTGGCCGCAGCGAGCGTGCGTGGGCGCCACGCTGGCCGGCCACTGTCTGGTCGAGATCATCGTAGTGGCCGCGGCAAGATAG
- a CDS encoding heme-binding protein encodes MTFDQAQKVMAGAQAEAKKNNWNVVIAIVDSGGHLVSLQRLDNTQYGSIDVAKGKATTAVSFRRPTKALEDVIAGGGVGLRILKLEGATPLEGGIPIVVDGKIIGGIGVSGVTSAQDAQIARAGADTLK; translated from the coding sequence ATCACCTTCGACCAGGCTCAGAAGGTGATGGCGGGGGCTCAAGCGGAGGCCAAGAAGAACAACTGGAACGTCGTCATCGCCATCGTCGACAGCGGCGGGCATCTGGTCTCGCTCCAGCGGCTCGACAACACGCAGTACGGCAGCATCGACGTCGCCAAGGGCAAGGCCACGACCGCGGTGAGTTTCCGTCGGCCCACCAAGGCCCTCGAGGACGTCATCGCCGGTGGCGGCGTGGGGCTGCGCATCTTGAAGCTGGAGGGCGCCACGCCGCTCGAGGGCGGCATTCCCATCGTGGTGGACGGCAAGATCATCGGCGGGATCGGCGTGTCGGGCGTGACCTCCGCCCAGGACGCGCAGATCGCCAGGGCGGGAGCGGACACCCTCAAGTAG